TTCTACCCCTTTTTCAAGCCCAACAAACCTTTTGCTAAAAGGATAAAACACCACACCAATAGCAGAAAATCCAAGATCTACAGCCCAATCCACCTGTTCTTTCTCCGTCAAACCACACACCTTAACAAACATCTTTTACCCCACTCATGAGTCTTTTAAAATGCTCCTCAAGATTATCTGCTCGCATAAGCGCCGTACCCACCAAAAACCCTTTTGCTCCCGCCTTCCTAAAGAAAGCTATATCAGATTCATCATCTATACCACTTTCTGCAATGACAAAAGGGTGTTCCACCTGTGAAATAACTTCACCTGCTCCTTTTTTATCGATGACAAAGGTATCTAAATCACGACTATTTACTCCAAGCAGATCCACATTCAAACCTCTTACTCTATAATATTCTTCCAAAGTGTGAACCTCTAAAAGGATATGCAATGACAGACCCCTCGCATAACGGCAAAGCCTTTCAAGCTCCCCATCTGATAATATAGCGGCAATAAGTAATACAGCATCTGCACCATTTACATAAGCATAGTCCAACTGAACCTCAGAAATGATAAAATCCTTACAAAGCGTAGGTATAACAAGAGTATCCGATGCTTTTTTTAAATCGGCAAATGATCCACCAAAATACTTTTCATCCGTGAGCACACTCACCATGCCAGCACCAAGCCTCTCATACTCTTTTACCTGTTTTATAATATCATTTATCTCTTTAATCACCCCAGCCGATGGCGATCTCTTTTTAAACTCAGCAATAATCGGTCTATAAGACAAAAACTTAACGGGGTCTAAAACAGGTTTATCCCTTTTTAAGAAAACAGGTTTTAAACCTTTTATAAACTCCCTTTTGTAGTCCACTATTTCAACAAGCTTTCTATTCATTTTCGCCCCTTAATTGGCTTATTTTTTTGAAAGCATTCCCAGATTTAATATTATCGTAGGCCCTTTTGTAACTTTCTTTCAACTCCCACTTGTATTTTATATACAGGGCTACTGCTGTATTAAGGGCAAAGATCTTCACAATATCCTCATTTTCACCCTTAATACCTTCTATGAAAAGTTTTAGTGCTTCTTCACCATTCTCCACAACAGGTAAAGGGAAAGGTTTGAAAAACTCAGAAGGATCTATAAAAAAGTAATCTATTTTACCATCTTCTATTATATAGGCTTTTGTTATCTCCGATGTAGATACTTCATCAAAACCATCATCAGAGGAATATATAACCATATCCCCTTTATTCAACATAAGAGCTGCATCAGCATAAGTCTTTAACATCTCCCTCTTACTAATACCTATTATCTGATAGGCGGGATTACCAGGATTTAACAAAGGCCCTAAGAA
The sequence above is drawn from the Calditerrivibrio sp. genome and encodes:
- a CDS encoding indole-3-glycerol-phosphate synthase codes for the protein MNRKLVEIVDYKREFIKGLKPVFLKRDKPVLDPVKFLSYRPIIAEFKKRSPSAGVIKEINDIIKQVKEYERLGAGMVSVLTDEKYFGGSFADLKKASDTLVIPTLCKDFIISEVQLDYAYVNGADAVLLIAAILSDGELERLCRYARGLSLHILLEVHTLEEYYRVRGLNVDLLGVNSRDLDTFVIDKKGAGEVISQVEHPFVIAESGIDDESDIAFFRKAGAKGFLVGTALMRADNLEEHFKRLMSGVKDVC